The Macrobrachium rosenbergii isolate ZJJX-2024 chromosome 8, ASM4041242v1, whole genome shotgun sequence genome includes a region encoding these proteins:
- the LOC136841149 gene encoding proteoglycan 4-like, with translation MFDGSFKATTNVQLRLHSYSYTGITEQGPPTFGKEGPPPFKKEGPQPLKKNDHHPLKKKDHQPLKKKDHQPLKKELHHLKKDNQHLINRDPHPLKKKDHQPLKKKDHQPLKKNHHPLKKDCHPVKKKDHQPLKKNDHQPLKKKDQHPLKKKDLHPLKKKGSHPLKKKDQQPLKTFEKEGPPTYEKEGPPTYEKEGPPIFVKERPPSFEKEGPPCCEKEGPSTFEKERPPTFEKERPGPLTFEKEGPPTFEKEGPPTFEKEEPPSFLKEGAPLYEQEGLPSFEKEGPPSFEKGPPSFEKEGPPSFGEEGPPSFEKEGPLTLKKKDHQRLKKKDHHPLRKDLHPLRKKDHHSLKKKDSHHFKKKDHQPLKKKDHQPSKKKDHQPVKKKDH, from the exons ATGTTTGATGGTTCATTTAAGGccaccactaacgttcagttacgCCTGCACAGTTATTCCTacacaggtataactgaac AAGGACCACCAACCTTTGGAAAAGAAGGACCACCACCCTTTAAAAAAGAAGGACCACAACCTTTGAAAAAGAATGACCACCATCCTTTGAAAAAGAAGGACCACCAacctttgaaaaagaaggacCACCAACCTTTGAAAAAGGAGCTCCATCATTTGAAAAAGGACAACCAACATTTGATAAATAGGGACCCCCATCCTTTGAAAAAGAAGGACCACCAacctttgaaaaagaaggacCACCAACCTTTGAAAAAGAACCACCATCCTTTGAAAAAGGACTGCCATCCTGTGAAAAAGAAGGACCACCAACCTTTGAAAAAGAACGACCACCAacctttgaaaaagaaggacCAACATCCTTTGAAAAAGAAGGACCTCCATCCTTTGAAAAAGAAGGGCAGCCATCCTTTGAAAAAGAAGGACCAGCAACCTTTGAAAacctttgaaaaagaaggacCTCCAACCTATGAAAAAGAAGGACCACCAACCTATGAAAAAGAAGGACCACCAATCTTTGTAAAAGAACGACCACCTTCCTTTGAAAAAGAAGGACCGCCATGCTGTGAAAAAGAAGGACCATCAACCTTTGAAAAAGAACGACCACCaacctttgaaaaagaaagaccgg gaccgctaacctttgaaaaagaaggaccaccaacctttgaaaaagaaggaccaccaacctttgaaaaagaagaaCCACCATCCTTTCTAAAAGAAGGAGCACCATTGTATGAACAAGAAGGACTACCATCCTTTGAAAAAGAAGGACCGCCATCCTTTGAAAAAGGACCACCATCCTTTGAAAAAGAAGGGCCACCATCTTTTGGAGAAGAAGGACCACCATCCTTTGAAAAAGAAGGACCACTTACTTTGAAAAAGAAGGACCACCAACGTTTGAAAAAGAAGGACCACCATCCTTTGAGAAAGGACCTCCATCCTTTGAGAAAGAAGGACCACCATTCTTTGAAAAAGAAGGACAGCCATCATTTCAAAAAGAAGGACCACCaacctttgaaaaagaaagaCCACCAACCTTCGAAAAAGAAGGACCACCAACCTGTGAAAAAGAAGGACCACTAA